Genomic segment of Methanolobus mangrovi:
AATACTTGCAATTGCTGCATTAGTAGTGTTGGGAATAGCATTATTACTTGGAGCATATAGCTTTAAAAAACAAAGGATACTCTTCCCTAATTTTGTCCTGTTCATTCTTTACCTGTTCTACGGCCCTGCAAAATGGATATGCAGAGTATTTGGTATCAAAGACACCCTGGTTGATGAGATACTGGTAGAAGTACGCAATGCAGTCATGCTTGAAGGGTTTAAGAAGATAAAGGATGGAAGAGTCATATTCCTTCCACAGTGCCTGAGACATCCGAATTGTAAAGCCCGTTGCGACCCCTTAGTGGGCTACGAATGTAAAATGTGTGGCCTTTGTGATATTGGAACCATATGCAAAGCTGCCAAGGAAAAGAATTTCGAAGTTTATGTTATACCAGGAGGGAGCTTTGTGAAAAAAATAATTAAAGCTCATCGG
This window contains:
- a CDS encoding DUF116 domain-containing protein — encoded protein: MQIPYELLGKFFIILAIAALVVLGIALLLGAYSFKKQRILFPNFVLFILYLFYGPAKWICRVFGIKDTLVDEILVEVRNAVMLEGFKKIKDGRVIFLPQCLRHPNCKARCDPLVGYECKMCGLCDIGTICKAAKEKNFEVYVIPGGSFVKKIIKAHRPESCIGVACYPELAESMQGASPFMIVQGVSLLQDGCYNTKVDVEEVIRKMEECNV